The Negativicutes bacterium region TCCGGCAGAAACTGCCGAAAGATATTGCGGCAGCTGACACAGGCGAAGACAGCGATCGGCCGGCCCAAATCAAGCCATTGCCGCCGGATTTGTTCGATTGTGCTCTGCAGGAGCGCCTGGTCACCGGCCCAAAGCGCTGGCGCCCCGCAGCAGCCGGTGAAGATTGCCGTTTCGGGTTCCACGCTTAAAAGATAGCGATAGCTCTCCGTAACATAGCGCGGATCCGAACCGCCCAGACGGCAGCCGGGAAAGAAGAAGTAGCTGCTTCGCTCGCCCGGTGCGGCCGGGCGAACCAGAGCGCAGTCCGCTCCGTTGGAAAATTCCAGATCCCGCAGCCAGAAATCATGAAAAGGCCAGGGCATCGCGCCTTTTTCCTGCATGCTGCGCTGACTTTGCAAGAGAAAAGCACCGGTGTCGATACCCTGAGGACAGACGTTTTTACAGACGTCGCAATGATTGCAGCTGGCGATCAGACGAGTAGCCACGGTGCCGTTGCCATCCAGCGTACCGGGGTGGATCGTGACCTCCACCTCTTCCTCGATACGGCCGGGTGATTTGCCGTAATAACGCATCAGGTCACAGTGCTTCAGACAGGCATCGCACTGACACTTCAGACAGCGGCCGGCTTCTTGGACCGCCTGGTCTCGCGTCAGGGGGCCGTCGGTGACAGCCGGCGGCGCAAAGGGGATTGCTGCGGCATCCATGACCAGCCGGGTGGTTTTCCTGGTTTCGGGTTGGCGCATCAGCCCGGTTTTCAGGTACGCTTCGATTACACCGGCCATCCTCAAGCCGGTGGCGATGGCATCGGCCGGCTGTTCTCCGCCGCCGAGAAAAATACCGTCTTGCCGGCTGGCGCCTGCCGCACCGCAGAAGCCAAAACGATTCCCCTCCGGGCCGGTTGCGATATAAATCGCATCGGCCGTGAGCGTCGCCAGATCGTTGATTTCACAATTCAGCTTGAGCTCATAGCGCTCATACATCAATTGCAGTTCGAACTCGGCTAAAAACTGTTCCGGCAGCAGCAGATCCCAGAGACAGCCGCCGATGCGATTGGTCTTTTCATAGAGAACAACTTCGTATTTGCGGGCGGTCAGCCGCAGTGCACAGGCAAGACCACCAGGTCCTGCACCGATAATGGCGATTTTTTTGCCTTTCGCCGGCAGCTGATACTGATTTGGCCGCCGATTGGCGGCGTAGGCAACCGCCGCCTGCTCCAATTTACCCAGCAGTACCGCTTCGTCTTTTTCTTTGCGGATACAGGCAGCCGCGCAAGGACGATGACAGACCTGGGCAACGATAGCCGGAAAGCCGACCGTATTCTGGAACAAACGATAGGCGCTGTTGAAACTGCCGCGTTGCAGGCGGCTGATCAAGTCGCGCACATCCAGTCCGAACGGACAGGCGCATGAGCAAAACGGTGGTTCTTCCCGCAGACAATTTTTCAGTGTTTCTTTGAAATCACGCATTTTTGCTCCTTTGGATTGCTAAAAAGGAGAGGATCATTCACTTTTGTGAATCATCCCCTCCTCGTGTTTTGAGAAGCGATGAAACGGAAGTGAGTTACACAACCGTTTTCGAACGCCGCCGGCCGGGATCCGGCAGCGACGGTTTTTCCGATCAACAATTCGGAAGGGGAACGGTTTCGGCAGCCTAGAAGAATTTTTCGGCTCCCTCGCCAAGCGGTACAAAGTGATCGACTTTCCCGACTTTAACGGGATTGGCCTTGATGTTTTCCAATTCTTCATAAAGATCGGAGCCGAGAAAGTATTTTTTGGGTGTAATTTGGCCGCCGGCGGCTAAGAGGTCGAGGCCGGCTTTGACTTTGTCAGGCAAAGCGGGCATTTCATAAATGCGAACGCCGCAGGCGTTATAGATGGCGTTCAGGACCGCAACATGACCGGCGGATTGATAAGCCTCGGATGCGCCGGAAGAGCCGAAAGGTCCGACTTCATCGGGACGTTCATAATGGATGATTTTGATCTCGTCCGGGATATCCTTGATATAAGGCACGCCGCTGGTCAGGGGATTGGTGTGTTTTTTCACATCATCGTAATTTTCGCTTAAGGCAAAGCCAATTGAATGAGAAATGCCGCCGTAAGCCTGTCCGTTGACCGCATCGATATTACCGATTTTACCGACATCATCGACAACCGTGAAACGCAGAACGGTCGTCTTGCCGCTGGCGGTATCCACTTCTACTTCCGCCAGGTTCAAGCAGTAAGTATAGGCCGGATTGGGATCCCCTATGCCGGTATTGGGATCCAGACGGCAGAGACCGGCAACGCTTGTATTGGAGTAGGTGCCTTCGTATTTGGTGGGAATGCCTTCCGCAATCATTTCCTCGTAGGTGCGGTAAGTGCCGTCCGGCTTGGTCATGGCTTTGATCAGTTTTTCGGCGGCGATCCGGGTCGCATTGCCGCTCATGAAGTGGGTGCGGCTGGCGCCGGACATGCCGCTGTCGGGGCATTCTTTGGTATCATTCTGAATCAAGCGGATTTGATCCGGCTTGACGCCCAGCGGTTTCAGAGATTCCAGCGTCAGCATCAGGGAGCCGATATCGCCGCCCTGACCCAATTCCTGATAGGTGTCGTATTTATAGAACATCTGATTCGGCGCGATTTCAATGGCGGCGGAGGCTTTGTCGGTAGCGCCTTCGGTCACATTGAAACCACCCCAGGATAAACCAACGCCGCGGCGTTTGGCCGCTGTGTCGGCCGCTTTGGCTTCCGCCACCGCTGTGTCGTAGTAAGGCTTCATCATTTTCATAATGGCTTCCATGGGATATTGCCGATAGGGATAACTGTTGGTATTGGTCTGACCTTCGCGGGCAATGTTGCGCCAGCGGAATTCAAAAGGATCAATACCGGCTTTGGCAGCCAGCATATCCATCATCGCTTCGGAATGTGTGTAGGCCTGAGGCGAACCATAACCGCGGTAAGCGGTGCCAAAATTATGATTGGTGTTGGCAATCCGCGCCAATCCCGCAACATTGGGCACATAATAGGGGAAATAAGCGAAACGCGGCAGCTTGGTCATCAAGTCATCACCGCCCCAGGAGTAAGCGCCGTGATCAATACCAAAATCGAATTCGGCAGCCGTGATTTTACCGTTGCTGTCGCAGGCAAGGCGGCCGTTGGAGTAAGCGGGGCAGCGTTTGCCGCTGAAATGCTGATGTTCTTCATAAGTCATGGAGAGTGCAACCGGCATTTTGGTGACCACCGCGGCAGCACCCGCCAAGACCAGATCACCGGCGTTGGTGGACCAGCCAAAAGAGGCGCCGGTCGGATTCATGATTACCCGCATTTTCGACTTGGGTACGCCGAGCGAATTACCGATGCGGCCGAGGGAAGAATAAACACCCTGGGATTTGCACTGGAAAGTAAGGTTGTCATCTTCATCAAAGTAAGCTTGAACGGTATCGCCTTCCACGGAAAGATGAGGTTCCCGGGTGGAATAGTAGCTGCCTTCCACGCTGTAAGCGGCATGATCAATCAGCTCGGCTACTTTTGTGGCATCCTCCAGGCCGGCCCCTTTGAGCACGGGCTGCATGGCGAATATATTCGGCGTATCCTCATGAATACGCATGGCATCCGGCATGACGGCATCGAGATAACTCAAATATTCCGGTAGTTTTTCCAATTCAACCTTTACTTGAGCGGCGGCGGCGCGGGCATGATCTTTGGTATCGGCCACGACCAGAGCCACGACATCGCCATAGCGATAGATTTTGTCTTCACACAAAACTTTGCGGCTGGGCACCATAACGGTAGTACGCTCATGAAACTGACCTTCCGCCATGACGTTGGAACCGCCGGCGGCTTTTAACTCTTTGGCGGTGATAACCTTAACGACGCCGGGCATTTGCTCGGCTGCCTCAAAATCTATTTTTAAGATTTTAGCGTGATGCGCCAAACGCGGCTGGACCATCACGGCATGCAGACTTTCCGCCGGCATTTTTAACTCCTGATCATCGCCGTAATCGGCTAAGCCGCAGACTTTTGCCAGAGCAGTGGGGCGTACCAGGGGTTTGCCGTAATATTCGTTATCGCTGGGCAACTGGAAGGTTATTTCTTCGATGCCGGCCTCACCGCGCATCACTTTGGCAGCGGCGATCACGGCGTCCACCAACTGCTTATAACCGGTGCAGCGGCAGATGTTGCGGTGCTGTTGGAACCAATCGCGCACTTCCTGCCGGCTGGGATTGCTGTTCTTTAATAAGAGAGCATAAGAGGAGACAATAAAGCCAGGGGTGCAGAAACCGCACTGCACCGCGCCGCAATTCATCCAGGCAACCTGCAGAGGATGCAGATGAGTGGGGCTACCGATTCCTTCAATGGTGATGACTTTGCTGTATTCTTTGACCATTTTGATTTTACGAACACAGGAACGAATCAGTTCACCGTCCAGAACAACCGAGCAGGAGCCGCAGACACCGGTGCCGCAGCCGACTTTCACGCCGGTGAGACCCATTCTGCGCAGAATATCAGCAAGAGAATCTTTCTCCGGATCGCAAAGGAACATCCGATTTGCGCCGTTGATATTCAGCCACATCTTACGTAACTTCATTTTTTTACCTCCCTGATTTGATTTTTTAAAAAGGAACTCAAGTTAATTTCATTCTATTTCGACAGGATGTTTGTGTCTAGCGTAAAAATCGGTAAACACTTAACTTAAAATTGGGTCTTTGGAGAGAAATATGATGAATCTGTTATTCGCTGCTGTCGTGCGGCCGGACCGTACCCGGCAACTGTCGTGGCGGCAGCTTACTGAGGTTATCCTCGATCACAATGCCTAAGAAACGTGCCAGTTCGACTGCCTGCAAAGAAGTTACGATGGCTCCCTGTAACTCCGGACCAGCCAGCTTTACGCCGGATAACTGACAGCTGCGTAAATCGAGTCCCTTTAAGGCAGTGTGCAGCAGCTCACAGCCGGTGAGGTTACAATGCTGAAACTGCAGCGATTTCCAGGTGCAGTCGCTGATGGAAGCGTTGGAAAACTCACAGTGGCTGAAGAGGAGAGTCTGAATATCACCTTCTGTGAAATTGGCGTAGTCCCCGTTGACTTCCTGCATTAAAACGTGCCGCCAAAGACCGGCGGTCAAATCGGCACCCAGCAATTTGCAATTGCGGAATTCTACCCGCTCAAAACGGCATTCCGGCCAACGTGCATTGGAAAAATCACAATTTTCAAAAATAACATTCAGGAAAGATGCTTTTCGCAACGAGACAGCCGAAAAATTGCACTTTTTAAAATGACAGCCCTGCACATTCATCTGATGAAAAAGGTTTTTCGGCCAGTCTTCCTGAAAAAAGAAAGCATCCGTCAGAGCTTCTTCACTGAGACAGGCTTTGGT contains the following coding sequences:
- a CDS encoding NAD(P)-binding protein; protein product: MRDFKETLKNCLREEPPFCSCACPFGLDVRDLISRLQRGSFNSAYRLFQNTVGFPAIVAQVCHRPCAAACIRKEKDEAVLLGKLEQAAVAYAANRRPNQYQLPAKGKKIAIIGAGPGGLACALRLTARKYEVVLYEKTNRIGGCLWDLLLPEQFLAEFELQLMYERYELKLNCEINDLATLTADAIYIATGPEGNRFGFCGAAGASRQDGIFLGGGEQPADAIATGLRMAGVIEAYLKTGLMRQPETRKTTRLVMDAAAIPFAPPAVTDGPLTRDQAVQEAGRCLKCQCDACLKHCDLMRYYGKSPGRIEEEVEVTIHPGTLDGNGTVATRLIASCNHCDVCKNVCPQGIDTGAFLLQSQRSMQEKGAMPWPFHDFWLRDLEFSNGADCALVRPAAPGERSSYFFFPGCRLGGSDPRYVTESYRYLLSVEPETAIFTGCCGAPALWAGDQALLQSTIEQIRRQWLDLGRPIAVFACVSCRNIFRQFLPEIESRMLYQVMEQHGFQPPVTAAETARLAVFDPCQSEDDPELHRAVRVLTEKAGCRIADEAELPLCCGWGGQVSIANPPYFAQVVRDRAARSELPYLTYCANCRDVFAGAGKPAYHLLDLLFALNRHTGREAAYRRAPTASESRQNRRLLKKTLLHEFFKEEAPMSENRLPLRLSPQTAEKLQRDLILLEDVEAVIRHCEASGEKALDESGLCFGHLQIGQMTFWVAYRPTADGFCLENAYCHRMSLGGE
- a CDS encoding molybdopterin-dependent oxidoreductase, with the protein product MKLRKMWLNINGANRMFLCDPEKDSLADILRRMGLTGVKVGCGTGVCGSCSVVLDGELIRSCVRKIKMVKEYSKVITIEGIGSPTHLHPLQVAWMNCGAVQCGFCTPGFIVSSYALLLKNSNPSRQEVRDWFQQHRNICRCTGYKQLVDAVIAAAKVMRGEAGIEEITFQLPSDNEYYGKPLVRPTALAKVCGLADYGDDQELKMPAESLHAVMVQPRLAHHAKILKIDFEAAEQMPGVVKVITAKELKAAGGSNVMAEGQFHERTTVMVPSRKVLCEDKIYRYGDVVALVVADTKDHARAAAAQVKVELEKLPEYLSYLDAVMPDAMRIHEDTPNIFAMQPVLKGAGLEDATKVAELIDHAAYSVEGSYYSTREPHLSVEGDTVQAYFDEDDNLTFQCKSQGVYSSLGRIGNSLGVPKSKMRVIMNPTGASFGWSTNAGDLVLAGAAAVVTKMPVALSMTYEEHQHFSGKRCPAYSNGRLACDSNGKITAAEFDFGIDHGAYSWGGDDLMTKLPRFAYFPYYVPNVAGLARIANTNHNFGTAYRGYGSPQAYTHSEAMMDMLAAKAGIDPFEFRWRNIAREGQTNTNSYPYRQYPMEAIMKMMKPYYDTAVAEAKAADTAAKRRGVGLSWGGFNVTEGATDKASAAIEIAPNQMFYKYDTYQELGQGGDIGSLMLTLESLKPLGVKPDQIRLIQNDTKECPDSGMSGASRTHFMSGNATRIAAEKLIKAMTKPDGTYRTYEEMIAEGIPTKYEGTYSNTSVAGLCRLDPNTGIGDPNPAYTYCLNLAEVEVDTASGKTTVLRFTVVDDVGKIGNIDAVNGQAYGGISHSIGFALSENYDDVKKHTNPLTSGVPYIKDIPDEIKIIHYERPDEVGPFGSSGASEAYQSAGHVAVLNAIYNACGVRIYEMPALPDKVKAGLDLLAAGGQITPKKYFLGSDLYEELENIKANPVKVGKVDHFVPLGEGAEKFF
- a CDS encoding pentapeptide repeat-containing protein; translated protein: MRLLKPILLPELSRLLPLTEALTKACLSEEALTDAFFFQEDWPKNLFHQMNVQGCHFKKCNFSAVSLRKASFLNVIFENCDFSNARWPECRFERVEFRNCKLLGADLTAGLWRHVLMQEVNGDYANFTEGDIQTLLFSHCEFSNASISDCTWKSLQFQHCNLTGCELLHTALKGLDLRSCQLSGVKLAGPELQGAIVTSLQAVELARFLGIVIEDNLSKLPPRQLPGTVRPHDSSE